The Halobacteriovorax sp. HLS DNA segment ATACTTATTCATTTGATTTAAAATCGATATGAAGTCATTAGTGTAGCGGACTTTAGGTCTACGCTAGGTATAATCGTTAAGAAAAATGGAGATTTCTTTTTTCGGTGATTTAGATAAACCCCCCAACCATAGCTGGCCCCTATTGTTGCCCCTGCTAAAACATCATGGGTCCAATGTCTTCCGTCATTTATCCTTGAAAGGGATATAAAGCTTGCAACTGCATATGCTGGAAGTCCCCAGTAAAGACCGTGCTCGGCCGTAACGATAGAGGCAAAAGCAAAAGACATAGAAGCGTGACCAGATGGAAAGGAGTCATTCTCCTCAGGGTATTCAGGTCTTTGCGCTTTAACTGCTGTTTTTATTGAGGCCGTAGTAAGAAGTGTATAGAAAGAAGCATCTATCATCATTTCTGCTCTTTCGAGTGATCTATTTTTTCCATAGAGATAGCCATGGGTTAAATAACTTAGTGAGTATATCGCATTTAGGTATCCCCATCCTAGAGCTTCGCCAATATAGCCGTAATTTCCTAGTGGAGGATCGTGAGTGACTCTGTTTGCAGCTTTTTCACTAAAGTCTTCCTTGTTTAAAGCAACAAAAGCTGTAATAAGTGAGCCTCCAATGAAAATATACTTTGCGTTAGTTGTAAAAGGGGATCCAAGATCTGATAAAATAATATCTGTTTTACTTGCTTCAGTTATTTCAGCATATGAAGGCAGGCAAAACGTGAAAATAAGTATAATAATAATGTTTTTCATTACTTTATTATGTCTTAATTGACTTTGTTCGGATATGTTATTTTTCATTTCTTAAGGTAAATTGATGAGATTTTTATTTTTTGTTCTAATGACATTTTTAGGAACGTTTTGTTGGTCAAAAGAACTGCCTATTTTGATTGATGATAAAAAAAATGATGCTTTGTATCCTGTTACTTATTACTTTAATTCAGCTTTCGACGTTATACAGAACCCATATTATTTTTCACAAAGCGATTTCATTGAGAAACATAAAATTTTATTCGAGCGAATAAGCTCTCCACA contains these protein-coding regions:
- a CDS encoding phosphatase PAP2 family protein; the protein is MKNIIIILIFTFCLPSYAEITEASKTDIILSDLGSPFTTNAKYIFIGGSLITAFVALNKEDFSEKAANRVTHDPPLGNYGYIGEALGWGYLNAIYSLSYLTHGYLYGKNRSLERAEMMIDASFYTLLTTASIKTAVKAQRPEYPEENDSFPSGHASMSFAFASIVTAEHGLYWGLPAYAVASFISLSRINDGRHWTHDVLAGATIGASYGWGVYLNHRKKKSPFFLTIIPSVDLKSATLMTSYRF